In Streptococcus sp. SN-1, a single genomic region encodes these proteins:
- a CDS encoding branched-chain amino acid aminotransferase: protein MTVTIDWENLGFSYMKLPYRYIAHFKNGQWNQGELTEDATLHISESSPSLHYGQQAFEGLKAYRTKDGSVQLFRPDENAKRLQRTCNRLLMPQVPTDMFVEACKAVVRANEEYVPPYGTGGTLYLRPLLIGVGDIIGVKPAEEYIFTIFAMPVGNYFKGGLVPTNFLIQDEYDRAAPNGTGAAKVGGNYAASLLPGKLAKSRHFSDVIYLDPSTHTKIEEVGSANFFGITADNEFVTPLSPSILPSITKYSLLYLAEHRLGLTPIEGDVPIDNLDRFVEAGACGTAAVISPIGGIQHGDDFHVFYSETEVGPVTRKLYDELTGIQFGDIEAPEGWIVKVD from the coding sequence ATGACAGTAACGATTGATTGGGAAAACCTTGGTTTCTCCTATATGAAATTACCTTATCGCTATATTGCTCATTTTAAAAATGGACAATGGAATCAAGGAGAACTTACAGAAGATGCAACCTTGCATATTTCAGAGTCTTCTCCAAGTCTTCACTATGGTCAACAAGCCTTTGAAGGTTTGAAAGCTTACCGTACTAAGGATGGCAGTGTTCAACTTTTCCGTCCTGACGAAAATGCTAAACGTCTGCAACGTACTTGTAATCGTCTCTTGATGCCACAAGTTCCGACAGACATGTTTGTAGAAGCTTGTAAGGCAGTTGTCCGCGCGAATGAAGAATACGTACCACCATATGGAACAGGTGGAACCCTTTATCTTCGTCCACTTTTGATTGGTGTTGGAGATATTATCGGGGTTAAACCAGCAGAGGAATACATTTTCACCATCTTTGCTATGCCAGTTGGAAATTACTTTAAGGGTGGTTTGGTCCCAACCAACTTCTTAATTCAGGATGAATACGACCGTGCAGCGCCAAATGGTACAGGTGCAGCTAAAGTTGGTGGGAACTATGCTGCCAGTCTCTTGCCAGGGAAATTGGCCAAGTCACGTCATTTCTCAGATGTTATCTATCTAGACCCTTCAACTCATACAAAGATTGAAGAAGTCGGTTCAGCTAACTTCTTTGGAATTACAGCTGACAATGAGTTTGTAACACCATTGAGTCCATCTATCTTGCCATCTATTACTAAGTATTCTTTGCTTTATTTGGCAGAACACCGCTTGGGCTTGACTCCTATTGAGGGAGATGTCCCAATTGATAACCTTGACCGTTTTGTAGAGGCAGGTGCCTGTGGTACAGCAGCAGTTATTTCGCCAATTGGTGGAATTCAGCACGGCGATGATTTCCATGTATTCTATAGTGAAACAGAAGTTGGCCCTGTGACTCGTA
- a CDS encoding acetyl-CoA carboxylase biotin carboxylase subunit family protein codes for MNYLVISPYYPQNFQQFTIELANKGITVLGIGQEPYEQLDEPLRNSLTEYFRVDNLENIDEVKRAVAFLFYKHGPIDRIESHNEYWLELDASLREQFNVFGAKPEDLKKTKYKSEMKKLFKKAGVPVVPGAVIKTEADVDQAVNEIGLPMIAKPDNGVGAAATFKLETEDDINHFKQEWDHSTVYFFEKFVTSSEICTFDGLVDKDGKIVFSTTFDYAYTPLDLMIYKMDNSYYVLKDMDPKLRKYGEAIVKEFGMKERFFHIEFFREGDDYIAIEYNNRPAGGFTIDVYNFAHSLDLYRGYAAIVAGEEFPASDFEPQYCLATSRRANAHYVYSEEDLLDKYSQQFKVKKIMPAAFAELQGDYLYMLTTPSRQEMDQMIKDFGQRQA; via the coding sequence ATGAATTACCTTGTTATTTCTCCCTACTATCCGCAAAACTTTCAACAGTTTACCATCGAACTTGCCAATAAAGGTATCACCGTCTTGGGAATTGGTCAGGAACCTTACGAGCAACTGGATGAGCCCTTGCGCAATAGCCTGACCGAGTATTTCCGTGTTGATAATCTTGAGAACATAGACGAAGTCAAACGTGCAGTTGCTTTTCTCTTTTATAAACATGGTCCTATCGACCGCATCGAATCTCATAATGAATACTGGCTTGAGTTAGATGCAAGTCTTCGTGAGCAATTCAATGTTTTTGGTGCCAAACCAGAGGATCTCAAAAAGACGAAATATAAGTCTGAAATGAAGAAGCTTTTCAAAAAAGCTGGTGTCCCTGTAGTCCCTGGAGCTGTTATCAAGACGGAAGCAGATGTGGATCAAGCTGTGAACGAAATCGGTCTTCCAATGATTGCCAAACCTGATAATGGAGTGGGAGCAGCCGCAACCTTTAAGCTTGAAACAGAAGACGATATCAATCACTTCAAGCAAGAATGGGATCATTCGACCGTTTATTTCTTTGAAAAATTTGTCACTTCCAGCGAAATTTGCACCTTTGACGGACTTGTGGACAAGGATGGCAAGATTGTCTTTTCAACGACTTTCGACTATGCCTATACACCGCTGGATCTCATGATTTACAAGATGGACAATTCTTATTACGTTCTCAAGGATATGGATCCTAAATTACGTAAATATGGTGAGGCCATTGTCAAAGAATTTGGTATGAAAGAACGGTTCTTCCATATTGAGTTCTTCCGTGAAGGGGACGACTACATTGCCATTGAGTACAATAACCGTCCTGCAGGTGGTTTTACCATTGATGTTTATAACTTTGCTCATTCCTTGGACCTCTATCGTGGCTATGCAGCTATTGTCGCGGGAGAAGAGTTCCCAGCGTCAGATTTTGAACCGCAGTATTGTTTGGCTACTTCTCGCCGTGCAAATGCTCACTATGTCTATTCTGAGGAGGACTTGCTTGACAAATATAGCCAGCAGTTCAAGGTTAAAAAAATCATGCCAGCGGCCTTTGCGGAACTTCAAGGAGATTACCTGTATATGTTGACAACTCCGAGTCGACAAGAAATGGATCAGATGATTAAGGACTTTGGTCAGCGTCAGGCTTGA
- a CDS encoding esterase family protein encodes MHIENLSHWSGNLNREMYLNRYGHAGIPVVVFASSGGSHNEYYDFGMIDACASFIEEGRVQFFTLSSVDSESWLATWKNGHDQAEMHRAYERYVIEEAIPFIKHKTGWFDGMMTTGCSMGAYHAVNFFLQHPDVFTKVIALSGVYDARFFVGDYYNDDAIYQNSPVDYIWNQNDGWFIDRYRQAEIVLCTGLGAWEQDGLPSFYKLKEAFDQKQIPAWFAEWGHDVAHDWEWWRKQMPYFLGNLYL; translated from the coding sequence ATGCATATTGAAAACCTTAGCCACTGGAGTGGCAATCTTAACCGTGAAATGTACCTTAACCGTTATGGTCATGCTGGGATTCCAGTTGTGGTCTTTGCTTCATCAGGTGGTAGTCACAATGAATACTATGATTTTGGCATGATTGATGCTTGTGCTTCCTTTATCGAGGAAGGCCGTGTTCAGTTCTTTACCCTATCCAGTGTAGACAGTGAGAGCTGGTTGGCCACTTGGAAAAACGGTCACGACCAAGCGGAGATGCATCGTGCCTACGAGCGCTATGTGATTGAGGAGGCCATTCCTTTTATCAAGCATAAGACAGGTTGGTTTGATGGTATGATGACGACAGGTTGCTCCATGGGCGCCTACCATGCAGTCAACTTTTTTCTCCAACATCCAGATGTCTTTACCAAGGTGATTGCTCTTAGTGGTGTTTACGATGCACGTTTCTTTGTCGGCGATTACTACAATGACGATGCCATTTACCAAAACTCGCCAGTAGATTATATCTGGAACCAGAACGACGGCTGGTTTATTGACCGTTATCGTCAGGCAGAGATTGTGCTTTGTACGGGTCTCGGTGCCTGGGAACAAGATGGCTTGCCATCCTTCTACAAGCTTAAAGAAGCCTTTGACCAGAAACAAATTCCAGCCTGGTTTGCTGAATGGGGACACGATGTCGCCCACGACTGGGAATGGTGGCGCAAACAAATGCCTTATTTCCTTGGAAATCTCTATTTATAA
- a CDS encoding alpha/beta hydrolase codes for MNQSYFYLKMKEHKLKVPYTGKERRVRVLLPKDYEKDTNRSYPVIYFHDGQNVFYSKESFIGHSWKIIPAIKRNPDISRMIVVAIDNDGMGRMNEYAAWKFQESPIPGQQFGGKGVEYAEFVMEVVKPFIDETYRTKADRQHTAMIGSSLGGNITQFIGLEYQDQIGCLGVFSSANWLHQEAFNRYIERKKLSPDQRIFIYVGTEEADDTDKTLMAGNIKQAYIDSSLRYYHDLVAGGVHLGNLVLKVQSGAIHSEIPWSENLPDCLRFFAEKW; via the coding sequence ATGAATCAATCCTACTTTTATCTAAAAATGAAAGAACACAAGCTTAAGGTTCCTTATACAGGTAAGGAGCGCCGTGTGCGTGTTCTTCTGCCTAAAGATTATGAGAAAGACACGAATCGTTCCTATCCTGTTATTTACTTTCATGACGGGCAAAATGTTTTTTATAGCAAGGAGTCTTTCATTGGCCATTCATGGAAGATTATACCAGCTATTAAGCGTAATCCTGATATCAGTCGCATGATTGTCGTAGCCATTGATAATGATGGCATGGGGCGGATGAATGAGTATGCGGCATGGAAATTCCAAGAATCTCCTATCCCAGGGCAGCAGTTTGGCGGTAAGGGTGTGGAGTATGCCGAGTTTGTTATGGAGGTGGTCAAGCCATTTATCGATGAGACCTACCGTACCAAAGCTGATCGCCAGCATACGGCTATGATTGGGTCTTCACTAGGAGGCAATATTACCCAGTTTATCGGTTTGGAATACCAAGACCAAATTGGCTGTCTAGGGGTCTTTTCATCTGCCAACTGGCTCCATCAAGAAGCCTTTAATCGTTATATCGAGCGCAAGAAACTATCGCCTGACCAGCGTATCTTTATCTATGTTGGAACAGAAGAAGCAGATGATACGGACAAGACCCTGATGGCAGGTAATATCAAACAAGCCTATATCGATTCGTCTCTTCGCTATTACCATGATTTGGTAGCAGGGGGAGTACACTTGGGCAATCTTGTCTTAAAAGTTCAGTCTGGTGCCATCCATAGTGAAATCCCTTGGTCGGAAAATTTACCAGACTGTCTGAGATTTTTTGCAGAGAAATGGTAA
- the thiI gene encoding tRNA uracil 4-sulfurtransferase ThiI, whose translation MQYSEIMIRYGELSTKGKNRMRFINKLRNNISDVLSIYPQVKVTADRDRAHAYLNGADYTAVAESLKQVFGIQNFSPVYKIEKSVEVLKSSVQEIMQDIYKEGMTFKISSKRSDHNFELDSRELNQTLGGAVFEAIPNVQAQMKSPDINLQVEIREEAAYLSYETIRGAGGLPVGTSGKGMLMLSGGIDSPVAGYLALKRGVDIEAVHFASPPYTSPGALKKAQDLTRKLTKFGGNIQFIEVPFTEIQEEIKAKAPEAYLMTLTRRFMMRITDRIREVRNGLVIINGESLGQVASQTLESMQAINAVTNTPIIRPVVTMDKLEIIDIAQEIDTFDISIQPFEDCCTIFAPDRPKTNPKIKNAEQYEARMDVEALVERAVAGIMITEITPQAEKDEVDDLIDNLL comes from the coding sequence ATGCAATATTCAGAAATTATGATTCGCTACGGTGAGCTGTCAACAAAGGGCAAAAACCGTATGCGTTTCATCAATAAACTTCGCAATAATATTTCAGACGTTTTGTCTATCTATCCCCAAGTTAAGGTAACGGCAGATCGCGACCGTGCCCACGCTTACCTCAATGGAGCAGATTACACAGCAGTAGCAGAATCGCTCAAACAAGTATTTGGGATTCAAAACTTTTCCCCTGTTTATAAGATTGAAAAATCTGTAGAAGTTCTGAAGTCTTCTGTGCAAGAGATTATGCAGGACATCTACAAGGAAGGCATGACCTTTAAGATTTCTAGCAAGCGTAGCGACCACAACTTTGAACTCGACAGTCGTGAACTCAACCAAACCCTTGGAGGTGCTGTTTTTGAAGCTATTCCAAATGTGCAAGCTCAAATGAAAAGTCCTGACATCAATCTTCAGGTGGAGATACGTGAAGAAGCAGCCTATCTTTCTTATGAAACCATTCGTGGGGCTGGTGGTTTGCCAGTTGGAACTTCAGGTAAAGGGATGCTCATGTTGTCAGGAGGGATTGACTCACCTGTAGCAGGTTATCTTGCACTGAAACGTGGGGTGGATATCGAGGCAGTTCACTTTGCCAGCCCACCCTACACCAGTCCTGGAGCCCTTAAAAAAGCCCAAGATTTGACTCGTAAATTGACCAAGTTTGGGGGCAATATCCAGTTTATCGAAGTGCCTTTCACAGAGATTCAAGAGGAAATCAAGGCCAAAGCGCCAGAAGCCTACCTTATGACCTTGACGCGTCGTTTTATGATGCGGATTACCGATCGTATTCGTGAGGTACGAAATGGTTTAGTTATCATCAATGGGGAAAGTCTTGGTCAAGTAGCCAGCCAAACCCTCGAAAGCATGCAGGCTATCAATGCAGTTACCAACACTCCTATCATCCGTCCAGTTGTGACAATGGATAAGTTGGAAATCATTGACATTGCTCAGGAAATTGACACCTTTGACATTTCTATCCAGCCTTTTGAAGACTGTTGTACCATTTTTGCGCCAGATCGTCCAAAGACTAATCCTAAGATTAAGAATGCGGAGCAGTACGAAGCGCGTATGGATGTTGAAGCTTTGGTTGAACGAGCTGTGGCTGGAATCATGATTACTGAGATTACACCGCAGGCTGAAAAAGATGAAGTGGATGACTTGATTGACAATCTTCTCTAA
- a CDS encoding cysteine desulfurase family protein — MIYFDNSATTKPYPEALETYMQVASKILGNPSSLHGLGDQATRILDASRQQIANLIGKKSDEIFFTSGGTEGDNWVIKGVAFEKAQFGKHIIVSAIEHPAVKESALWLKSQGFEVDLAPVDEKGFVDVEALADLIRPDTNLVSIMAVNNEIGSVQPIEAISELLADKPTISFHVDAVQALAKIPTEKYLTERVDFATFSSHKFHGVRGVGFVYIKSGKKITPLLTGGGQERDYRSTTENVAGIAATAKALRLSMEKLDIFRSKTGQMKSVIRQALLDYPDIFVFSDEEDFAPHILTFGIKGVRGEVIVHAFEDYDIFISTTSACSSKAGKPAGTLIAMGVDKDKAQSAVRLSLDLENDMSQVEQFLTKLKLIYNQTRKVR, encoded by the coding sequence ATGATTTACTTTGATAATTCGGCGACGACCAAGCCTTATCCTGAAGCCCTTGAAACTTATATGCAGGTCGCTTCAAAAATTTTAGGAAATCCATCTAGTCTCCATGGTTTGGGAGACCAGGCAACACGAATCTTAGATGCTTCTCGCCAACAGATTGCAAATTTAATAGGTAAGAAAAGCGATGAAATCTTCTTTACTTCTGGTGGGACAGAAGGAGATAACTGGGTCATCAAGGGTGTGGCCTTTGAAAAAGCCCAGTTTGGCAAGCACATCATCGTATCAGCCATTGAACATCCAGCAGTCAAGGAATCAGCTCTTTGGTTGAAATCTCAAGGTTTTGAAGTGGATTTGGCTCCAGTAGATGAGAAAGGATTTGTCGATGTTGAGGCGCTAGCAGATTTGATACGACCAGATACGAACCTCGTTTCCATCATGGCAGTGAACAATGAAATTGGCTCTGTTCAGCCCATTGAGGCTATTTCAGAACTGTTAGCAGACAAGCCGACTATTTCCTTCCACGTTGATGCGGTTCAGGCACTTGCCAAGATTCCGACTGAAAAGTATCTGACAGAACGAGTGGATTTCGCGACTTTTTCTAGTCACAAGTTCCACGGAGTTCGTGGTGTTGGTTTTGTCTATATCAAGTCTGGCAAGAAGATTACGCCTCTTTTAACAGGTGGTGGTCAGGAACGTGATTACCGTTCGACAACTGAAAATGTGGCAGGAATTGCAGCGACTGCCAAGGCTCTCCGCTTGTCTATGGAAAAGCTAGATATCTTTAGGAGCAAGACTGGGCAGATGAAGTCAGTAATTCGTCAAGCACTTCTGGACTATCCAGATATTTTTGTCTTTTCGGATGAGGAAGACTTCGCCCCTCATATTCTGACTTTTGGAATCAAGGGTGTTCGTGGTGAAGTCATCGTTCACGCCTTTGAAGACTATGATATTTTTATCTCAACGACCTCTGCTTGTTCGTCCAAGGCTGGGAAACCTGCAGGAACCCTGATTGCCATGGGAGTGGACAAGGATAAGGCTCAGTCAGCTGTGCGTCTTAGCCTAGACCTTGAAAATGATATGAGTCAGGTCGAGCAGTTTTTGACCAAGTTAAAATTGATTTACAATCAAACTAGAAAAGTAAGATAG
- a CDS encoding DUF6556 family protein translates to MSNYRRTSKPKTEHIKKGFTVFQKTVATIGSILGLITATITIMNALDNNKNTKKEPTTSQTTTIVKEIQKESPKENTSPNKENNTSQEKIQQEETPKSSVKEEKKEEQKTATQDSTTPALSKPTTENEKQSNTPTSENKSNPQ, encoded by the coding sequence ATGTCTAATTATCGTAGAACTTCAAAACCAAAAACAGAACACATCAAAAAAGGCTTCACGGTCTTTCAAAAAACCGTTGCTACTATCGGTAGTATCCTTGGCTTGATTACTGCGACTATCACGATCATGAACGCCTTGGATAATAATAAAAATACTAAAAAAGAACCTACGACAAGCCAGACCACAACCATTGTCAAAGAAATTCAAAAGGAATCCCCTAAGGAAAACACCAGTCCCAATAAGGAAAATAACACTTCTCAAGAAAAAATACAGCAAGAAGAAACGCCAAAATCCAGCGTCAAGGAGGAGAAAAAAGAAGAGCAGAAAACAGCAACTCAGGACTCTACTACACCTGCTCTAAGTAAACCTACCACTGAAAATGAAAAACAGTCCAATACTCCAACTTCAGAAAATAAAAGCAATCCTCAGTAA
- a CDS encoding glycerophosphodiester phosphodiesterase, whose amino-acid sequence MKPEKPKNLGFRKIYFNLDKILFLFFLIFMMIEFVWLPLNSWIAGLLLRQTGYLFLSYNNIFAIITGSPFVSLALFVLVIVNLLIAYYQIGLLFIGARHLLYHEKRTLLEYSRKVFRQSFLFMRQVTISKMAFIFFYVMMLFPLIRKILKIYYLNKIVIPDFIVDYVEDKYWLVGIVVTILALILFYISVRFMFALPQLLFEKKTVKEAVRYSLEKTRKHSWFYTWNLLWIVVKTYLFFILLLIPILASQTLMDGLTHKESLVLGIINFVLIKNFHYIALTYFLIKFVSFLTGEELEITPRRKKDHWMRWGVMGCACIFFALEGYVYLEAPVSHKPLIISHRGVSDKNGVQNTVQSLEKTAQLSPDFVETDVQETKDGQFVMMHDANIKNLTGVNANPQDLTLEELTKLNISENGYHSKVSSFDDYLNKANELHQKLLIEIKTSRKDSPDMMKRFMEKYGSIIKQNGHQMQSLDYHVIDQVLAYDSQIPVYFILPYNSIFPRTKATGYTMEYSTLDENFVNKLWNTDQKLYVWTINSSESFDKSVQLGADGMITDDLEMIQDQVTIAQEDPEYTELLFKQAMEFFNF is encoded by the coding sequence ATGAAACCTGAAAAACCTAAAAATCTAGGTTTTAGGAAAATCTACTTTAATCTAGATAAAATTCTCTTTCTCTTTTTCTTGATATTCATGATGATTGAGTTTGTCTGGTTACCACTTAATTCTTGGATTGCCGGACTTTTACTCCGTCAGACAGGTTATCTCTTTCTTTCCTACAACAATATTTTTGCCATTATAACGGGCTCACCCTTTGTTAGTCTTGCTTTATTTGTTCTGGTAATCGTTAATTTACTGATCGCCTATTACCAGATAGGACTTCTCTTTATCGGAGCTCGACACCTCCTCTATCATGAAAAGAGAACTCTGCTGGAGTATAGTCGCAAGGTCTTTCGCCAAAGTTTCTTATTTATGAGACAAGTGACGATTTCCAAAATGGCCTTTATCTTCTTTTATGTCATGATGCTTTTTCCATTGATTCGAAAGATTTTAAAGATTTACTATCTCAATAAAATTGTCATTCCGGACTTTATCGTTGATTATGTGGAAGACAAGTATTGGCTTGTAGGTATAGTGGTTACTATTCTTGCCTTGATACTGTTTTACATTTCAGTACGTTTCATGTTTGCCCTACCTCAGCTTTTATTTGAGAAAAAAACAGTCAAAGAAGCTGTCAGATACAGTCTAGAGAAGACAAGAAAGCACTCCTGGTTTTATACTTGGAACTTGCTTTGGATTGTCGTCAAAACCTACCTATTTTTCATTCTTCTGTTGATTCCAATCCTAGCAAGTCAGACACTGATGGATGGTCTGACCCATAAGGAATCTCTTGTTCTGGGAATTATCAACTTTGTCTTGATAAAGAATTTCCACTATATAGCCTTGACTTACTTTCTCATTAAGTTTGTTTCCTTCTTAACGGGAGAAGAACTAGAAATCACACCAAGGAGAAAGAAAGATCACTGGATGAGATGGGGAGTGATGGGCTGTGCTTGTATCTTTTTCGCTCTTGAGGGTTATGTTTATTTAGAAGCTCCAGTTTCACATAAACCTTTAATTATCTCTCATCGCGGTGTTTCAGATAAAAATGGTGTTCAAAATACCGTCCAATCACTAGAAAAAACCGCTCAGTTATCTCCAGATTTCGTTGAGACAGATGTTCAGGAAACAAAAGATGGCCAGTTTGTCATGATGCATGATGCCAATATCAAGAATCTGACAGGAGTCAATGCCAATCCCCAAGATTTAACTTTGGAAGAATTAACTAAACTAAATATTTCAGAAAATGGTTATCATAGCAAGGTGTCTAGTTTTGATGATTATCTCAATAAAGCCAATGAATTGCATCAAAAACTCCTCATTGAGATTAAAACCAGTCGAAAAGATAGCCCAGATATGATGAAACGCTTTATGGAAAAATATGGAAGTATCATCAAGCAAAATGGTCACCAAATGCAATCCTTAGACTACCATGTGATTGACCAGGTGCTAGCCTACGATTCTCAAATTCCAGTCTATTTCATCCTACCTTATAATAGTATTTTTCCAAGAACCAAGGCTACAGGTTATACCATGGAGTATTCAACTTTAGATGAAAATTTTGTCAACAAGCTTTGGAATACCGATCAGAAATTGTACGTGTGGACCATCAATAGTTCAGAGTCCTTTGATAAATCTGTTCAGTTAGGAGCTGATGGCATGATAACGGATGACTTGGAAATGATTCAAGATCAAGTTACCATTGCCCAAGAAGACCCTGAGTATACTGAATTGCTTTTCAAACAGGCCATGGAATTCTTTAATTTTTAG
- a CDS encoding 3'-5' exonuclease produces MERLEDYIAFDLEFNQHEGQTHLIQVSAVRFRDGQEIDAYDSYVHTSVPLKSFINGLTGITAETLKDAPPVEKVIKDFQEFVGSLPMVGYNAAKSDLPILAEHGLDYSQQYKVDLYDEAFERRSSDLHGIANLKLQTVASFLGFQGQSHNSLEDARMTARVYESFIESDQARELLGTESSLSNNPFGGLDLSQLFD; encoded by the coding sequence ATGGAACGATTAGAAGATTACATTGCTTTTGACTTAGAATTTAATCAGCATGAAGGACAAACACACTTGATTCAAGTATCGGCAGTGCGTTTTAGAGATGGTCAGGAAATTGACGCCTATGATTCCTATGTCCATACTAGTGTGCCTCTAAAGAGTTTTATCAATGGATTGACGGGGATTACAGCTGAGACCTTAAAAGATGCTCCTCCAGTGGAGAAAGTCATCAAAGATTTCCAAGAGTTTGTGGGTTCTTTGCCGATGGTTGGATACAATGCTGCTAAAAGTGATTTGCCTATTCTAGCAGAGCATGGTTTAGACTACAGCCAGCAGTACAAGGTGGATTTGTATGATGAAGCTTTTGAACGTCGGAGTTCGGATTTACATGGTATTGCCAATCTCAAATTGCAAACTGTTGCCTCATTTCTTGGATTTCAAGGTCAGTCCCATAATAGCTTAGAAGATGCTCGTATGACAGCGCGTGTTTACGAGTCCTTTATAGAGTCGGATCAAGCTAGAGAATTGTTAGGGACAGAAAGTAGTCTATCAAATAATCCTTTTGGTGGCTTGGACTTGTCTCAATTATTTGACTAG
- the rocS gene encoding chromosome segregation protein RocS — MSIEMTVSEIAEVLGLSRQAINNRVKELPEEDTDKNDKGVTVVTRSGLIKLEEIYKKTIFEDEPVSEDVKQRELMEILVDEKNAEILRLYEQLKAKDRQLSEKDEQMRIKDRQIAEKDKQLDQQQQLTLQAMKDQENLKLELDQAKEEVQSTKKGFFARLFGG; from the coding sequence ATGAGTATTGAAATGACCGTCAGTGAGATTGCAGAGGTCTTAGGATTATCTCGCCAAGCAATCAATAACCGTGTCAAAGAATTACCAGAAGAAGACACAGATAAAAATGACAAAGGGGTAACAGTCGTTACCAGAAGTGGCTTGATTAAGCTAGAAGAAATCTATAAAAAAACGATTTTTGAAGATGAGCCTGTCAGTGAAGATGTCAAGCAGCGTGAACTGATGGAGATTCTAGTTGATGAGAAGAATGCAGAAATTCTCCGTCTCTATGAACAATTAAAAGCCAAGGATCGTCAGTTATCAGAAAAAGATGAGCAGATGCGCATCAAAGACCGTCAGATTGCTGAGAAAGACAAACAACTCGATCAGCAGCAACAATTGACTCTTCAAGCCATGAAGGATCAAGAAAATCTCAAGCTAGAGCTGGACCAAGCAAAAGAAGAAGTCCAATCCACTAAGAAAGGCTTTTTTGCTCGTTTATTTGGAGGATAA
- a CDS encoding 5'-methylthioadenosine/adenosylhomocysteine nucleosidase: MKIGIIAAMPEELAYLVQHLENAQEQVVLGNTYHTGSIASHEVVLVESGIGKVMSAMSVAILADHFQVDALINTGSAGAVAEGIAVGDVVIADKLAYHDVDVTAFGYAYGQMAQQPLYFESDKNFVAKIQKSLSQLDQNGHLGLIATGDSFVAGNDKIEAIKSHFPDVLAVEMEGAAIAQAAHALNLPVLVIRAMSDNANHEANISFDEFIIEAGCRSAQVLLAFLKALN; this comes from the coding sequence ATGAAAATTGGAATTATTGCGGCTATGCCAGAAGAACTGGCTTATCTGGTCCAGCATCTAGAAAATGCCCAGGAGCAAGTTGTTTTAGGCAATACCTATCATACAGGAAGCATTGCCTCGCATGAAGTCGTTCTCGTAGAGAGCGGAATTGGTAAGGTCATGTCTGCTATGAGTGTGGCGATTTTAGCTGATCATTTCCAGGTAGACGCTTTGATTAATACGGGATCTGCTGGGGCAGTAGCAGAAGGTATTGCTGTTGGGGATGTTGTGATTGCCGACAAATTAGCCTATCATGATGTGGATGTCACAGCTTTTGGCTATGCTTATGGGCAAATGGCGCAACAACCGCTTTATTTCGAATCAGATAAAAACTTTGTTGCCAAAATCCAAAAGAGTCTATCTCAATTGGATCAAAACGGGCATCTTGGTTTGATTGCCACAGGAGATAGTTTTGTTGCAGGAAATGATAAGATAGAAGCGATTAAGTCTCATTTCCCAGATGTTTTAGCCGTGGAGATGGAGGGGGCAGCGATTGCTCAGGCAGCTCATGCCCTTAATCTTCCAGTCTTAGTCATCCGAGCTATGAGTGATAATGCCAACCATGAAGCAAACATCTCTTTTGATGAGTTTATTATCGAAGCTGGATGTCGCTCTGCCCAAGTCTTATTAGCCTTTTTGAAGGCCTTAAATTAA
- the macP gene encoding cell wall synthase accessory phosphoprotein MacP, translating into MGKPLLTDEMIERANRGEKISGPPFLDDEETKILPTSSSRFGYANPKDYGFSQETLKIQVEPSIHKSRRIENTKRNVFNSKLNKILFAVTFLLILLVLAMKLL; encoded by the coding sequence ATGGGTAAACCTTTATTAACGGATGAAATGATTGAAAGAGCTAATAGAGGCGAAAAAATTTCGGGTCCCCCTTTTCTTGATGACGAGGAAACCAAGATTTTACCAACCTCTTCTTCCCGTTTTGGTTATGCTAATCCTAAGGATTATGGTTTTAGCCAGGAAACCTTGAAGATTCAGGTCGAACCGTCTATTCATAAAAGCCGTCGCATTGAAAATACCAAGAGAAATGTCTTCAATTCTAAACTGAATAAAATCTTATTTGCAGTCACCTTTCTCTTGATTTTGCTTGTCTTAGCAATGAAACTTTTGTAA